The window CGGCAGAAGAATCGACGGGGTAAAGTTCACCGTCTTTAAATCGGCGGAGATGTTAAATGTCCCGGGGATGTTCCCGTTAATCCCCCCGCCGGTGAGCCTGACCGTCCCTACATACACGCTCATCGGGTTGATCGCCTCGTTAAACGTGATGCTGACCACCGGACTCTGCGATACTCCCGATGCCCCGTACGCCGGACTGTACGCCACGACCGATGGCCCCGCCGTGTCGGAGGCCCCGCCTGTCGTGAAGGCGGAAGTAAACTGGGAGGTCAGAGGATTCCCCGCAAGATCAGTTACTCCCGGTGTTACCGTCAGTTGAAAAAAGGTATTCGCGGTTAAACTAACCAGGTTCGCGGAGACAATCCGTAAAACCGTTCCTCCCTGTTCAAGGCTCATACCGGTATCGATCGGAATGCCGCCTTTGGAGAGAACAACGCTTTGGGCGTTTATTGAAGTTTGAGCAACCGGCTGATTGAATTGAACGACAACATTCGTATTGAGAGGCATATTGGTTGCCCCGTTGACCGGGCTGACCCGGATAACCGATGGACCGGTGGTATCGGCATAAACCGAACTGGTATAGAAATAACTGGAAAAGGGATTAAACAGCGGATTCCCGGCAAGATCGGTAACGCCGTTTGTTATGTTGAAGGAATAATAGCTATTGGCCACCAGAGGCGATGAGGGGGTATAGGTCGCCGAAAACTGGTCAGCAGAAACCGTAATCGCTCCGGAGACGTAACCTGTCGGTCCATTCAGTCTAAACGAACTCCCGTTTACACTGAGCGGATTGATCCGCTCGGAAAAGACTATCTTGATTTTTGCATTTAGAGGAACACCTCCCTGCCCGTAGGATGGCGAATAGGAAATGACCGATGGCTGATAGTTATCAATACTACTGGCCGTTGTAAAGTTAGATACAAACGGCGTGGTAATCGCATTGCCGTTTAAATCCGCGATGCCGTTTAATGTGACTGTCATATTAGACAAGCCAGGTAACGGCTGGCTCGGAATATAGGTGGCTACCGTATTATAACTGGAAAAAATAAATGTCCCCGGAGTCGCCGTCCCGCCTGATGAGACCTGGAAGGTTGAACTGGTCACGCTGGCCGGATTGAGGGATTTGTTAAAAATCACAGAAATGGAACTGTTGGTATTGATCCCGCTGGCCCCGTTTTTGGGGTTAATCTGCAACACCACCGGCGGGAAGATATCTTTCGTCGTGGCGGTGGTAAAGTTCGCAGTCAAATCAGTTCCGGCGCCGCTATTTCCGATAATACGGTTTCCAGACGGATCTGAAACAGTTCCCTTAATGGTAACGGCAACGGCTGTCCCAGGGAAAAAGGGTGACGCAGGCACAAAGGTCGCCACTGTGTTCTGTGCTCCGAAAATAATCGTACCGTTTTTCAACCCGCCGTTATTGGAAACCTGAAACGTTGAAGTGGTCAGAGAAATAGGATTAATTGATTCATTGAAGACTAACGTGACGTAGGAGTTATAGGGAACGCCGGTTTGACCGTTCTGGGGGCTCATGGAGAGCGTGGGATTGCTGGTATCCGCTCCCCCTCCAGTCGTAAAGAATCCGTTAAAAGGTCCATCCAACGGAATCCCGTCAATGCTTTTTAACCCCTGGGTGATTGAGAGGCTATAGGTGGTATTTTTGAGCAGTCCTCCGGTTGGACTGAAACTAACCACCGTGTTCCCCTGACTGTAGGAAATCGTCCCGGATACTGAAACCCCGCCCTGCGTCATGAAAAAGGTGGATGAGCTGACAGATACCGGATCAACAGGTCTCGAAAATAGAACGGAAATCAAGACATTTGTGGGTACCGTAATCCCTCCCATGGCAGGATTGACCGCCTGAATATTCTCCGGAGGGCCGGGGAGGTAGGTAAATCCTCCCTGCAGAAGTGCATCTCCATTGACATTGGTCACCAGAACATCGGCCGGACCTGTAGTAGAAGATGCCGGTGTAACCACCGTTAAATTGGAGGAGTCAATAATCGTAACGGACATTCCGACCCTGCTTCCAAAGTAAACCTGCGTGCCTGTTGTA of the Nitrospirota bacterium genome contains:
- a CDS encoding Ig-like domain-containing protein → MKNNFSGNPYNNIPRLILAGILFLTAFVFYIHPVSAGQAKYTYDDLGRLYQVVDDAGNVATYSYDAVGNLLSITRSTGGIPAPVITGFSPTSANAGTTLSLNISGTNLQGTTLSSDNPGISFSNVQTSATAITTTMALSQSARTGATTLTVSSSAGSAVATFTVNGVPLTLTSLNPTSGPVTRLVTLTGTGFSATPGLNTVNFNGIAATVYSVTINSLKVAVPAGATTGSVTVTVGTNTSNGLPFTVTPGGSPPTISTLYPNAGSVQGGATVKITGTNFTTGTQVYFGSRVGMSVTIIDSSNLTVVTPASSTTGPADVLVTNVNGDALLQGGFTYLPGPPENIQAVNPAMGGITVPTNVLISVLFSRPVDPVSVSSSTFFMTQGGVSVSGTISYSQGNTVVSFSPTGGLLKNTTYSLSITQGLKSIDGIPLDGPFNGFFTTGGGADTSNPTLSMSPQNGQTGVPYNSYVTLVFNESINPISLTTSTFQVSNNGGLKNGTIIFGAQNTVATFVPASPFFPGTAVAVTIKGTVSDPSGNRIIGNSGAGTDLTANFTTATTKDIFPPVVLQINPKNGASGINTNSSISVIFNKSLNPASVTSSTFQVSSGGTATPGTFIFSSYNTVATYIPSQPLPGLSNMTVTLNGIADLNGNAITTPFVSNFTTASSIDNYQPSVISYSPSYGQGGVPLNAKIKIVFSERINPLSVNGSSFRLNGPTGYVSGAITVSADQFSATYTPSSPLVANSYYSFNITNGVTDLAGNPLFNPFSSYFYTSSVYADTTGPSVIRVSPVNGATNMPLNTNVVVQFNQPVAQTSINAQSVVLSKGGIPIDTGMSLEQGGTVLRIVSANLVSLTANTFFQLTVTPGVTDLAGNPLTSQFTSAFTTGGASDTAGPSVVAYSPAYGASGVSQSPVVSITFNEAINPMSVYVGTVRLTGGGINGNIPGTFNISADLKTVNFTPSILLP